Part of the Quercus lobata isolate SW786 chromosome 6, ValleyOak3.0 Primary Assembly, whole genome shotgun sequence genome, GATTATCGTGGGCTTTTTAAACCTTGTCTGCGGGTTcaaatctcttttcttttactcttAGATCCTCCAATGGAGTTCTCCTAACTaacactcaaatttttttcccttgctCTTACAATTGTGCAGATTCTTCTTTTGACAACAGGCCATGTGTGAGAATCATTGGAAGCAGTCGTGCTTTGTCTGATGCTCAAAACTCCTCTCTTTTTGTAAAGATTCTTGTTATCAAAATCTTTGGTAGTGCACTTGGGTTGTTTGGAGTGATTGTGGGAATTATTATGTCAGCTCAAGCCACATGGCCTgcaaaaaaagtgtaattttctactcTAAATGGAACATTAGGAATTGGTTATGAAACAGTATCATAAATATGCTCTGTATTCTTTCATCTGTTATTAATAGGCATGTTAATAGTTTGTGCGGAGATAGTTTGTATTCAATCTAAACAATGTGTATcattgtgttgtctttgtggGCTATTTTATTGAATCTTTTCCATGAAAATCATGTTAGACTGGTTTCCATTCTAGATGTTAAGCTAGTTTACCCGTGGAGAGATAGGATGAATATAAATTAGGGTGTTCATAGGCTGCACCAGCCGGTTTTAGGACCTTTGGCACGCTGCATTGGTCCCTTAGTTTTTGGAAAATTGCCTAGCGATTGCCACATCACGTCTCTTGGTAGCCAACTTTTCAATACGATGGTATGATACACTTTGTGCCACAAACGACTAGAGCAAACCAATGTCTGTGTTTAAAGCTTTTAGTAAGATATTCAAAGGGCATAAATCATAAATCCTCTTGGGGGAGCCAATTGCTTAACTCAACCGTGATGATCAGATGCACGAGTTCTGATTTGCTTCCTTAAAGATTATTGATAGAATATTAAAGATAGATACAGAGAGCAATTGCATAAATTAATCAGTATTTTAAAGTTGCAGGGAACTAGCTACCATGAATATAAATTAGGGTGTTCATAGGCTGCACCAGCCAGTTTTTAGGACCTTTGGCACACTACATTGATCCCATATGGTCAGTTTGCATTGATccctctactccccctccctccctcccctcaatccaaactggccattagtttttttttttttgagagggaaATGAAATTTCATTAAGCAAGAGAAGAAAACAACAAGGCAGAGAATATAGTCCGAAAACAGAGTCCACATAGGACAGAAACAGAGCACACTCAGAGATAGCATTAGTTCAATACAGAATGGAACAAGGAATTCAAAAACAGGGGAAAAACATCCTTCCATACATGACTAGCGTTATTCCATTTTGCATATTGGGCCAGCTCGTGAGCAGCACCATTGAATGCCCTGTTTATGTGTCTGAAGGAGCAATCCGTGAAAGAGGACTTTGCTTCCAGGATACCTTGGATTAAGTGACCAATCTCTCCACCACAAGAGCCTTGAGAAATGGCCTGAATTGCAAGAGCAGCATCGGATTCAAAAATGACTTTCGAGATCGCCATTTGCTGAGCTAGAAAGATGCCTTGTTCTAAAGCAAAAAGCTCAGTCCACTCGGCTAGATAAATAGATGGCAGAGCCTTGCAAAGAGCTGCAACAACCAATCCATCACTATTGCGAACAATTGCACCCACACTAGAGGTGCCATTGCCATCCAATGGCGACGCACCATCCACATTAGCTTTGAAATATCCAGGCGGAGGGGCCAACCAGCCCACATTCGATTCATATTTCGCATAACTGAGCTTATTGTTGGCTTCATGGATATCCTAAATAATACTTCTCGCCAAATCCCAGATTTGCAGCGGAGAGAGGCCCTTCTCATTATGCACTAGTTGGTTCCGGTTGTGCCAAATTGCCCAGGcagtagcaaaaaaataatctaagtGCTCACCATTGGGGCTTGAACAGAAATGAAGAACTATATCAGTGAAGTCCAAGGCATTCAAAAGAAGAAGTAAGGGGCAGTCATTCCAAAGAGCCCAAACTGACAGAGCAAAATCACATTGGATTAATGCATGAGTTAGGCTTTCAAAATCTTTTCCACATACAGGGCAGTCGCAACACAATTGAATTCCTCTTTCCGCCATTTTCACATACACAGGGAGGCTATTAGCACAGGCTCTCCAAGCAAAGATCTTGATCTTTGGAGGGAGTTTCATTTTCCAAAGTTTTTTCCAAATAATGCTTTTTGAGTCTCCGGATGAGCTTTCTCCCAAATCCTTATCTGACTGAAGCTTGGCAGCAATGTGGTATGCACTTTTAACTGTGAACACCCCTCTTTTGTTCCCAATCCATATCAGTGAATCCTCTGGCAGCCGCTGGCTTAGAGGAATTTTTAGAATCATATCTGCTTCAAAGGGCAAGAAGAGTGTCCTTACTACATTGGCCTTCCACCACTTAGTATCTTGGTCAATGAGGGAGGAAACCATGGGGTAATCTCCAAAATCTCTCAGAGGGGAAATAACTTTGAATGTGGAAGGGGTTGGGAGCCACTTGTCTTTCCAAATGTGAATTAGATGCCCATTTCCAACTCGCCAACGAGTTCCGTTCTTAATGACTTCAATACTTTGGAAAATACTTCGCCACATGAACGAGGGGTTGTTGCCTAGACCAACATTCAGTATGTCTTCATATGGGAAATATTTAGCCTTCAAAATTCGGGCAGCCAGGGAGCTTGGGTTCGTAAAAATCCTCCAGACCTGTTTTGCAAGTAAGGCCAAATTGAATGCATGCAAATTACGGAAACCCAATCCACCGAGGGATTTTGGTTTGCACATTTTCTTCCAACCAACCCAAGCAACCTTAGATTCTTGCTGCTTCTGACCCCACCAAAAGCTTCTCAAATCCCTTTCAAGGTCTTCACAAAGGCACATTGGGAGAAGGAAACAACTCATAGTGTAGGAGGGGATGGCTTGCGCAACCGCTTTGATTAGGATTTCTTTGCCTCCCATTGAGAGAAGCTTACCTTTCCAGCTAGCCAACTTCTTTCCCACCTTTTCTCTTATTTCTGcaaagatttgtttttttgagcGACCAATAATGGAGGGGAGACCAAGATACTTTGCATGCCGCGAGTCGTTCATAGGCCCAAGAATGCTTAAGATTTCATCCTTTCGCTCTTGAGAAGTGTTTGGGCTGAAAAATATTGAGGACTTCTCGGTATTGATCTTTTGCCCCGAAGCCGATTcatagattcttagtatttccATCAGCTTGTTGCATTCAACTCTATTTGCCTTACAAAAGAGGAGGTTGTCATCGGCAAAGAAAAGGTGGCTGATTTTTGGTGTCCCTCTACAAATGGTTATGCCATTCAGTTGTTGGCATCTTGTTGCTTCATTGATAAGAGCTGTGAAGCCTTCCGCACAAAGAAGGAACAAGTAGGGAGATAGAGGGTCGCCTTGTCTAAGGCCCCTAGTTGGCACA contains:
- the LOC115949824 gene encoding uncharacterized protein LOC115949824: MERIKDRVGFANGLYVPCHGRSGGLALLWTRDTNLEIKSYSNHHIDAVITEESSNFIWRFTGFYGHPQSHMRQQSWNLLEFLRNQFQLPWFCMGDFNEILSMDEKSGGAKRSQSQMDKFRKVVNDCGFKDLGYLGPDFTWCNMQSGGSRMYLRLDRAFATIDWIDKFSEVKINHLVDSTSDHCVLYVADPKAPKQSNTRRFHFEAMWARNDECNNVTNVVLNVLNSGMSMAEINKTNIALVPKCKNPLRMIDFRPISLCNVVYKLISKTLANRLKAILPYIISENQSAFVANRLITDNVLVAYEIMHYIKCKRDGNDSFMAAKLDMSKAFDRVEWSFIDKVMRRMGFNESWIDLVMKCITSVMYSVIINGSVHGCIVPTRGLRQGDPLSPYLFLLCAEGFTALINEATRCQQLNGITICRGTPKISHLFFADDNLLFCKANRVECNKLMEILRIYESASGQKINTEKSSIFFSPNTSQERKDEILSILGPMNDSRHAKYLGLPSIIGRSKKQIFAEIREKVGKKLASWKGKLLSMGGKEILIKAVAQAIPSYTMSCFLLPMCLCEDLERDLRSFWWGQKQQESKVAWVGWKKMCKPKSLGGLGFRNLHAFNLALLAKQVWRIFTNPSSLAARILKAKYFPYEDILNVGLGNNPSFMWRSIFQSIEVIKNGTRWRVGNGHLIHIWKDKWLPTPSTFKVISPLRDFGDYPMVSSLIDQDTKWWKANVVRTLFLPFEADMILKIPLSQRLPEDSLIWIGNKRGVFTVKSAYHIAAKLQSDKDLGESSSGDSKSIIWKKLWKMKLPPKIKIFAWRACANSLPVYVKMAERGIQLCCDCPVCGKDFESLTHALIQCDFALSVWALWNDCPLLLLLNALDFTDIVLHFCSSPNANNKLSYAKYESNVGWLAPPPGYFKANVDGASPLDGNGTSSVGAIVRNSDGLVVAALCKALPSIYLAEWTELFALEQGIFLAQQMAISKVIFESDAALAIQAISQGSCGGEIGHLIQGILEAKSSFTDCSFRHINRAFNGAAHELAQYAKWNNASHVWKDVFPLFLNSLFHSVLN